Proteins from one Thermotoga sp. SG1 genomic window:
- a CDS encoding alpha-amylase family glycosyl hydrolase, translated as MVLIINIVIHFALNKDLSQALIALVTYPFGLVIFTKEKEIDFQIYDQEMEEDFPVLEEKRLEILPLKGTSLFGTPNEKKKLILQIAEDVKSGKVSSNKVLPILRKMVLDSHPDVGLYASEAIEKIEEHFGTIEESLDKLVENLNEKNIKVVLDYIKSGFLDGDIGSFYKNILKKALTEKLKKTTVLHPEFFSLLYEIEGDISILLEGFLKTKSQELYKQLLKEILRKRNYEVLKFLMLDGSLTNGDKDSYNFVS; from the coding sequence TTGGTTCTCATTATAAATATTGTGATACATTTTGCTTTAAATAAAGACCTTTCTCAAGCTTTAATTGCGCTTGTTACATATCCTTTTGGCTTGGTTATTTTTACAAAGGAAAAGGAAATTGATTTTCAAATTTATGATCAAGAGATGGAGGAAGACTTCCCAGTTTTAGAAGAAAAAAGATTGGAAATACTACCTTTAAAAGGAACTTCTTTGTTTGGAACTCCGAATGAAAAGAAAAAACTAATTCTTCAAATTGCAGAAGATGTCAAGAGCGGAAAAGTATCATCAAATAAGGTCCTCCCTATTCTCCGTAAAATGGTGCTTGACTCACATCCGGATGTTGGATTGTATGCATCAGAAGCGATTGAGAAAATAGAAGAACACTTTGGGACAATTGAGGAATCACTAGACAAATTAGTAGAAAATCTAAACGAAAAGAATATAAAAGTTGTTTTAGATTACATAAAATCAGGATTCTTAGACGGGGATATAGGAAGCTTTTATAAGAACATTCTTAAGAAAGCATTGACTGAGAAATTGAAAAAAACAACAGTTTTACATCCAGAATTTTTCTCTCTTCTCTATGAAATTGAAGGTGATATTTCTATACTTTTAGAGGGATTTTTAAAAACAAAATCCCAAGAACTATATAAACAGCTGTTGAAAGAGATATTGAGGAAAAGGAACTACGAAGTTCTCAAGTTTTTAATGCTAGACGGTTCTTTAACAAATGGAGATAAAGATTCTTATAATTTTGTATCATAA
- the pelF gene encoding GT4 family glycosyltransferase PelF — MRIGLIAEGTYPYVTGGVSSWIQTLISNLPEFEFEIYHLRPDSKKREIRYKIPKNVIRIHELNIFGDYDPNIPEEADFSMLSSLTDAILKRQSLKELVLILEDFIRKNAGKSFYRLYSSKEFWEIVTKTYKNFFNHRGFTEYYWIVRNLTLPIINSLQFIPEKCDIFHVPSTGYASLVGIVGKFLYNTPLIITEHGIYHREREREIIISKWLPEDYKPMWINLFRAISMLAYNVCDSLTTLFKKNQLFQLELGANPEKMTIIPNGVDVDKFDIPKEKHEGFIVGFVGRVTRIKDVKTAIRSIRIVKDVLKDEKIKFLIIGPTDEEQDYYEECKKLAKNLFLEDTVEFLGPQNVREYYPKLDVLLLSSVSEGQPLVILEAMAAGVPIVATDVGACKEIVYDEEGQCGIIVPPKNHMIMAKAILKLFEDKEMREVFSENAKKNVRKKYRLDLMIQNYKNLYLHLLKNRLALKT, encoded by the coding sequence ATGAGAATAGGTCTAATTGCTGAAGGTACTTACCCTTACGTTACAGGTGGTGTTTCAAGTTGGATACAAACTCTCATTTCTAATCTTCCAGAATTTGAATTTGAAATTTACCACCTACGCCCAGATTCGAAAAAAAGAGAGATCAGGTACAAAATTCCTAAGAATGTGATTCGTATACATGAGTTGAATATTTTTGGCGACTATGATCCTAATATACCTGAGGAAGCGGATTTTTCTATGCTTAGTTCCCTAACTGATGCAATTTTGAAAAGACAAAGTCTAAAAGAATTGGTTCTTATACTTGAAGATTTCATAAGGAAAAACGCTGGAAAATCTTTTTACAGATTATACTCCAGTAAAGAATTTTGGGAGATTGTAACCAAAACATATAAAAATTTCTTTAATCACAGAGGTTTTACTGAATATTATTGGATTGTTAGAAATCTAACTCTTCCCATTATAAACTCTTTGCAGTTTATTCCAGAAAAATGCGATATATTCCATGTTCCAAGTACAGGTTATGCTTCCCTTGTTGGAATTGTGGGGAAGTTTCTTTACAACACTCCACTGATAATAACGGAGCATGGAATTTACCACAGAGAAAGGGAAAGAGAAATAATTATTTCCAAATGGCTTCCTGAAGACTACAAGCCTATGTGGATTAATTTGTTCAGAGCAATCAGCATGTTGGCATATAATGTGTGTGATTCACTGACGACTCTTTTCAAAAAAAATCAACTTTTCCAGCTGGAGCTTGGGGCTAATCCAGAAAAAATGACAATAATACCCAATGGAGTTGATGTAGACAAATTTGATATACCCAAAGAAAAACATGAAGGATTCATAGTAGGCTTCGTAGGAAGAGTTACCAGAATAAAAGATGTGAAAACGGCTATAAGATCCATACGTATAGTAAAGGATGTCTTGAAAGATGAAAAGATAAAATTCCTAATAATTGGTCCAACTGATGAAGAACAGGATTATTATGAAGAATGTAAGAAATTAGCGAAGAATCTTTTTCTAGAAGATACAGTAGAATTCTTGGGGCCACAAAATGTAAGAGAATACTACCCTAAACTTGACGTGCTTCTTCTAAGTAGTGTATCGGAAGGGCAACCTCTTGTTATATTGGAAGCTATGGCAGCAGGAGTTCCTATTGTAGCAACTGACGTAGGGGCGTGTAAAGAAATAGTCTATGATGAAGAGGGACAGTGTGGAATTATCGTCCCACCTAAGAATCACATGATAATGGCAAAGGCTATATTAAAATTGTTTGAAGACAAAGAAATGAGAGAAGTATTTTCTGAAAATGCCAAAAAAAATGTTCGCAAGAAATACAGACTCGATCTTATGATACAAAATTATAAGAATCTTTATCTCCATTTGTTAAAGAACCGTCTAGCATTAAAAACTTGA
- a CDS encoding MJ1477/TM1410 family putative glycoside hydrolase, producing MKRKSLVSIIIIAFIITSCSLTFQNEWETPFKNWLYQLQNADPFEIASSGFELAVIDYSRDGNEEGEYSPEEIKIMLDAGVTPVAYLNIGQAEDYRFYWKNNWYENPPEWLGEEDPMWEGNYFVKYWDPEWKKIIFSYIDRILSQGFKGVYLDRIDSFEYWSSKGQIPRREAAICMIDFIENIAEYIRKENPDILIIPQNGENILEFDDGRLLSVVSGWSVENLFYFKTNPLPDNETENRIRYLDTLRWHGKFILSVDYVDDGSDSLENLERILDYYKKCQEKGYIPYAARSDLLLDEINVIEGIQPVK from the coding sequence ATGAAGAGAAAATCACTCGTTTCTATAATAATAATAGCATTTATTATAACTTCATGTAGTTTGACTTTTCAAAATGAATGGGAAACTCCTTTCAAAAACTGGCTTTATCAACTTCAAAACGCCGATCCTTTTGAAATCGCCTCCTCGGGTTTTGAGCTCGCTGTCATAGATTACTCCAGAGACGGGAACGAAGAAGGTGAGTATTCTCCAGAGGAGATAAAGATCATGCTGGACGCAGGAGTCACTCCCGTTGCTTATCTAAATATAGGTCAGGCAGAGGACTACCGTTTTTACTGGAAAAACAATTGGTATGAAAACCCTCCCGAATGGCTTGGAGAAGAAGATCCTATGTGGGAAGGAAATTATTTTGTGAAGTACTGGGATCCAGAATGGAAGAAAATTATCTTTTCTTATATCGACAGGATACTTTCCCAAGGGTTCAAAGGTGTATATCTTGACAGAATCGACTCTTTTGAATACTGGTCATCAAAGGGACAGATTCCAAGAAGAGAAGCAGCCATTTGCATGATAGATTTCATAGAAAACATTGCGGAATACATCAGAAAAGAAAATCCTGATATTCTGATAATCCCGCAGAATGGTGAAAACATTCTCGAGTTCGACGATGGAAGATTGCTTTCTGTCGTTTCCGGCTGGAGTGTTGAAAATCTCTTTTATTTCAAAACCAACCCTCTCCCAGACAACGAAACTGAGAATAGAATACGCTACTTAGATACACTGAGATGGCATGGAAAATTCATTCTCTCTGTCGACTACGTGGACGATGGTAGCGATTCCTTAGAAAATCTAGAGCGCATTCTGGATTATTACAAAAAATGCCAGGAAAAAGGCTACATTCCCTATGCGGCTCGATCTGACCTGCTACTTGATGAGATAAATGTGATAGAAGGCATACAACCTGTAAAGTGA
- a CDS encoding DUF2194 domain-containing protein → MLFLLSCLAFSKTLLLYKGSEDGYGASVFSSYIIPALKYLYEDYDLVDVEEKFPDLSGYDLVVTCYYSSKMKNARIYLKKLTEYVLSGGKIFVINNLGAFEDPSGNGPGLVDINALLNLIGVRYEYNWRQEDVLNLEVDQEYLLKEVELPAKKSFDGFSIFSPTVRVLMYAITNTGKYPVIFYGEHGGMAVFEHAFDEKGNAVMDLGKIVNDLLLYNRTNRVFLSKENSHVRRMFENALFEVDTTLKYPLSYYKAVVITDDALLEREDIKNYLENGGSVIFLGKGTHSITGNLVLEKKHLYIPESIEAGYQYLSYRVAPEGAKVFITVDGTPVSWMVRKGKGTLVYFPPDLLGKWSRGVLFNEFLVSSNLIISPIVNTFSVFFDDFPLPSYGIRNDITGTTDEVFYYRIWWEDMKKLCEENSIRPFTALITSYNNKPEYSGFLEFLRSSTSLNLLKTLLEAKDVDVGLHGYNHLPPLQKNWNPDELRISYKALKDFLSELSKSYFPFFLVAPNNEIDKESIKILKEIFPSIKIVGTVYSLENDTSEYEIFGDVLILPRTTSGHYPIQRLLVETISTLLNMGTYHYFTHPDDVLSPDRNPEKRSWEYMLEQLREFFRIMKETYPWLRNMTSEELYSTFKDYFENKPTIVYHKDKITVILGSNAKLPRYFFFKSDRDFSIQGGKVIYERSGLCVIEMNEKKMEVLLNGRKEF, encoded by the coding sequence ATGTTATTTTTACTCTCCTGTCTAGCCTTTTCTAAGACTCTCCTTCTTTACAAAGGTTCCGAAGATGGATATGGTGCCTCTGTGTTTTCATCCTATATTATCCCCGCTCTGAAATATTTGTACGAGGATTACGATTTGGTTGATGTGGAAGAAAAATTTCCTGATCTTTCAGGGTACGATCTTGTAGTTACTTGTTATTATTCCTCTAAAATGAAAAATGCAAGGATCTATTTGAAAAAACTGACAGAATACGTGTTGAGTGGAGGAAAAATATTCGTAATAAACAATCTTGGAGCCTTCGAAGATCCTTCAGGAAACGGTCCAGGTCTTGTTGATATAAACGCTTTGTTGAATCTCATCGGTGTTCGTTATGAATATAACTGGCGTCAGGAAGATGTCTTGAATCTGGAAGTTGATCAAGAATATCTTCTGAAAGAAGTAGAACTTCCAGCGAAGAAATCTTTCGATGGTTTTTCTATTTTCTCACCAACTGTAAGAGTTTTGATGTACGCCATAACGAACACCGGTAAGTATCCAGTTATTTTCTATGGAGAGCATGGGGGAATGGCAGTTTTTGAACACGCTTTTGATGAAAAAGGAAACGCTGTAATGGATTTGGGAAAGATAGTGAATGACCTTCTTCTCTACAACCGAACAAATCGGGTTTTTCTTTCGAAAGAGAACTCTCACGTAAGAAGGATGTTCGAGAACGCTCTCTTTGAAGTAGATACAACGCTCAAATATCCTCTTTCCTACTATAAGGCTGTTGTGATAACAGACGATGCTCTTCTAGAAAGGGAAGATATAAAAAATTATCTTGAAAACGGAGGAAGCGTGATTTTTCTTGGAAAAGGGACACATTCGATAACAGGAAATCTTGTTCTTGAAAAAAAACACCTTTATATTCCAGAAAGCATCGAAGCAGGATATCAGTATTTAAGTTATAGAGTTGCTCCTGAAGGAGCGAAAGTTTTCATTACGGTAGACGGGACGCCTGTTTCCTGGATGGTGAGGAAGGGAAAAGGAACCCTTGTGTATTTTCCGCCTGATCTTCTTGGAAAATGGTCCAGAGGAGTCCTTTTTAACGAGTTTCTCGTCTCATCTAATCTGATAATCTCTCCCATTGTGAACACCTTTTCTGTATTCTTCGACGATTTTCCCCTACCTTCTTATGGGATCAGGAACGATATAACAGGTACAACGGATGAAGTTTTTTATTACAGAATCTGGTGGGAAGATATGAAAAAACTGTGCGAGGAGAATTCTATAAGACCATTTACTGCTTTGATAACGAGTTATAACAACAAGCCTGAGTACAGTGGGTTCCTTGAGTTCCTGCGAAGTAGTACCTCTCTCAACTTATTAAAAACACTCCTAGAAGCGAAAGATGTGGACGTAGGTCTGCATGGATACAATCATCTTCCCCCTCTACAGAAGAACTGGAATCCTGATGAACTGCGAATCTCTTACAAAGCTTTAAAAGATTTTCTAAGTGAACTTTCAAAATCGTATTTTCCTTTTTTTCTTGTGGCGCCCAACAATGAGATCGATAAGGAAAGCATAAAGATTTTAAAAGAAATCTTTCCTTCAATAAAGATTGTGGGAACAGTTTATTCTTTGGAAAACGATACAAGTGAGTATGAAATCTTCGGGGATGTACTGATTTTGCCAAGAACTACAAGTGGACACTATCCTATTCAAAGGCTTCTTGTTGAAACTATATCCACTCTTTTGAATATGGGAACCTACCATTATTTTACTCATCCTGATGATGTCTTGAGTCCTGATAGAAACCCAGAAAAGAGAAGTTGGGAGTACATGCTCGAACAACTGAGAGAATTCTTTCGTATAATGAAAGAGACCTATCCCTGGTTGAGGAATATGACATCTGAAGAGCTGTACAGCACCTTCAAAGATTATTTTGAAAACAAGCCAACTATCGTTTATCATAAAGATAAAATAACGGTGATATTGGGTTCGAACGCAAAACTTCCACGCTATTTCTTCTTTAAAAGTGATCGGGATTTTTCCATTCAGGGTGGAAAAGTGATTTATGAGAGAAGTGGACTTTGCGTAATAGAGATGAATGAAAAAAAGATGGAGGTATTGCTGAATGGCAGGAAAGAGTTTTGA
- the pelG gene encoding exopolysaccharide Pel transporter PelG has protein sequence MAGKSFDLIFSKNTLFADALAFFYSIFIYFAPWLVVLFYIVWVSRWFSPSPFFLGVLTYSLIFSMIVSGGMSFLISRFLADSIYRKDFRRIYESYIGAVLFVFAVSFVIGWIFFVVNDQYSTVQKVLSCYALIGFSLVWIQMQFASVTERSSLIALSFILGFSISIFLARYWKTDFPEKLLLVLDVGIGLIIFALNYLVLSYLRNSTRVGFGFLTLTRKYPQLIFVGYFYYLSIWIDNFTIWKMKGQEISPGFFLFAEYDIPKFVAALFFIPSLAVFNIAIETVFRRDYKNLMISIVNNHPLKTIRENMMKLSISLKQAFLNMLSLNLAALVSCFFLAHSIKKWFNLSENFVDIFYWHSVGVSMNISFLSLLVVVLHFEYYGVALEGASLVLMLNALLSALTIERFPGFSFFISFSAGVVYLFLRFKSKDFLHEEYVKQPLGLEKSKIEVRRLGERKR, from the coding sequence ATGGCAGGAAAGAGTTTTGATCTGATCTTTTCCAAAAATACACTTTTTGCGGACGCTTTGGCGTTCTTTTACTCTATCTTCATATACTTTGCACCATGGCTTGTTGTCTTATTTTATATAGTTTGGGTTTCTAGATGGTTTTCTCCTTCTCCGTTTTTCCTCGGTGTTTTGACTTACTCTCTCATATTCTCCATGATAGTATCAGGTGGGATGTCTTTTCTGATATCTCGCTTCCTGGCAGACAGCATTTACAGAAAGGATTTCAGAAGAATCTACGAAAGTTACATCGGAGCGGTTCTTTTTGTTTTTGCGGTGTCTTTTGTTATTGGATGGATATTTTTTGTTGTAAACGATCAGTATTCTACTGTGCAAAAGGTTCTTTCTTGCTATGCACTGATCGGTTTTTCTCTTGTGTGGATACAGATGCAGTTTGCATCCGTTACTGAGAGAAGTTCTCTGATTGCTCTGTCCTTTATCCTTGGATTTTCAATTTCAATTTTTCTTGCCAGATACTGGAAGACAGATTTTCCAGAGAAACTTCTTCTTGTACTGGATGTAGGGATTGGTTTGATAATATTTGCGCTCAACTACCTGGTATTGAGTTACTTGAGAAATTCCACAAGAGTGGGATTTGGTTTTCTAACTCTGACGAGGAAGTATCCACAGTTGATCTTCGTTGGTTACTTTTACTATCTGTCAATCTGGATCGACAATTTCACCATCTGGAAAATGAAGGGTCAGGAAATATCACCGGGATTCTTTCTGTTCGCAGAGTACGATATACCAAAGTTTGTTGCCGCTCTGTTTTTTATACCGAGTCTTGCAGTGTTCAACATCGCAATAGAAACGGTGTTCAGAAGAGACTATAAAAACCTCATGATATCCATCGTGAACAACCATCCCTTGAAAACCATAAGAGAGAATATGATGAAGCTTTCTATTTCTCTGAAACAAGCCTTTTTGAATATGCTTTCTCTGAACCTTGCAGCACTTGTTTCTTGTTTCTTTCTGGCACATTCCATCAAGAAGTGGTTCAATCTTTCAGAGAATTTCGTTGATATCTTCTATTGGCACAGTGTGGGTGTGAGTATGAATATATCTTTTCTCTCACTTCTTGTTGTGGTCCTTCATTTCGAGTATTACGGAGTTGCACTCGAGGGAGCCTCTCTGGTATTAATGTTGAATGCTTTGCTTTCTGCTTTGACAATTGAAAGATTTCCTGGGTTCAGTTTTTTCATCTCCTTTTCAGCAGGAGTTGTTTATCTTTTCCTTCGTTTTAAATCGAAGGATTTTCTTCACGAAGAGTATGTAAAGCAGCCATTGGGACTGGAGAAAAGCAAAATAGAAGTTAGGAGATTGGGGGAACGGAAAAGATGA
- a CDS encoding GAF domain-containing protein, producing MRKRRKFWFLEVLVAYSIIFLFDYMYETNVFEKSFFNFYWIPLLFFSVRYDLVVHIFSVLAYAFSIILSLMLKDQGFVFPERFALANSIIVGVSTVLGLINERRVREIERLSLDLKNRENDVIELNKSIQNLRKMLNSLELKVFYEEAGISSLLVKLRELPTDDFAEFSQKFVETVSEFFNLKKVFIYEYKEGFLRFVAGTGKPDLGFSLKKGESIVIENALENGSCRIIDVIESVSSRNEPWIAVRIGTTEEMLGVITVEETETLELEAVEEYLVSLANWIYLVMRKLDFHKYDKYRLNDGTFPPEFYENEKRKFKNLEVQYGIPFTEICLILSKRSLSKILSLLRKSDLVVKISEKEDDVSLRILLPLCDEIGLGIVKKRLEGEVDEIEFVSCESH from the coding sequence ATGAGGAAAAGAAGAAAGTTTTGGTTTCTGGAAGTTCTTGTTGCATACTCCATAATTTTTCTCTTTGACTACATGTACGAAACGAACGTATTCGAAAAGAGTTTCTTCAATTTTTACTGGATTCCTCTTCTTTTCTTCAGTGTAAGATACGATCTTGTTGTACACATATTCAGTGTACTGGCTTACGCTTTTTCCATAATCCTATCATTAATGCTGAAAGATCAGGGGTTCGTCTTCCCAGAAAGGTTTGCACTGGCAAATTCCATAATTGTTGGTGTATCCACCGTTCTTGGATTGATAAACGAGAGAAGAGTAAGAGAAATAGAACGTCTTTCTCTTGATCTCAAAAACAGAGAAAACGATGTGATTGAGTTGAACAAATCCATTCAAAATCTACGAAAGATGTTGAATTCACTAGAACTCAAGGTGTTTTATGAAGAAGCAGGGATCAGTTCGCTTCTTGTGAAACTGAGAGAGCTTCCAACAGATGATTTCGCGGAGTTCTCTCAAAAATTTGTTGAGACAGTTTCAGAGTTTTTTAATTTGAAAAAAGTTTTCATCTATGAATACAAAGAAGGCTTTCTGAGGTTTGTAGCAGGTACAGGAAAGCCGGATCTTGGATTTTCGCTTAAAAAAGGAGAATCCATTGTCATAGAAAATGCTTTGGAGAACGGGTCGTGCAGGATAATTGATGTGATAGAGAGTGTTTCTTCTCGGAATGAACCATGGATTGCTGTTAGAATAGGAACCACTGAAGAAATGCTTGGTGTGATAACGGTAGAAGAAACAGAAACACTTGAACTTGAAGCGGTTGAAGAGTACTTAGTATCTCTGGCAAACTGGATATATCTGGTGATGAGAAAATTGGATTTTCACAAATACGATAAGTACAGATTGAATGATGGAACCTTTCCACCAGAGTTTTATGAGAACGAAAAAAGAAAATTCAAAAACCTTGAAGTACAGTATGGCATTCCGTTTACAGAGATCTGTTTGATACTGAGCAAAAGAAGCCTCAGCAAAATCCTGAGTCTCCTCAGAAAGAGCGACTTGGTTGTGAAAATATCTGAAAAAGAAGACGATGTATCTTTAAGGATATTGCTTCCTCTCTGTGATGAAATCGGACTTGGCATTGTCAAAAAGCGTCTGGAAGGTGAGGTAGATGAGATCGAATTTGTCAGTTGTGAATCTCATTAA
- the pelF gene encoding GT4 family glycosyltransferase PelF translates to MKIGLILEGTYPYVTGGVSSWVHTLITHLPEFDFEIYYLKPDNKDRNVKYEVPSNVLEIHELNIFGDFQPKSSRKVDFEPLEKIISAIVSGRTIESIIPFAIEFIEKNAGKSIRKMLKTKRFWNIMVKIYENFFFERGFTEYYWMIMNLFLPVINALQFVPEKCDLYHVPSTGYASLVGINGKVMHDSPLLITEHGIYHKEREREILLSSWVPDSYKPMWVQFFRIISMIAYELSDFLTTLSRKNQAYQLKLGADPEKMMVIPNAIDVDSYSFPKEPHEGFIVGFVGRISRIKDLKTAIRAISLAKEMIGPKKKLKFLVIGPVDEEDYFVEIKRLVNVLWLEDTVEFLGPQNVKEYYPKMDLLLLSSVSEGQPLVILEAMAAGLPIVATGVGSCREMVYDKDGQCGIIVPPKDHFSMAKAIVKICEDDDLRRTFSRNSRRVVQKYRLDRMIESYRKIYLSLIEKRVPSIS, encoded by the coding sequence ATGAAAATAGGTCTTATTCTTGAAGGGACGTATCCTTATGTAACTGGTGGGGTTTCAAGCTGGGTTCACACTCTAATAACCCATCTTCCAGAATTCGATTTTGAAATATACTACCTGAAGCCCGACAACAAAGATCGGAATGTTAAATACGAAGTACCGTCCAATGTGCTGGAAATCCACGAGTTGAACATTTTCGGGGATTTCCAACCAAAATCCTCCAGAAAAGTTGATTTTGAGCCTCTAGAAAAGATAATATCTGCAATCGTTTCAGGAAGAACGATTGAATCGATAATACCATTCGCTATAGAATTCATCGAAAAAAACGCAGGAAAAAGCATCAGAAAGATGTTGAAAACAAAAAGATTCTGGAACATCATGGTGAAAATCTACGAAAACTTCTTTTTCGAAAGAGGCTTCACCGAGTATTACTGGATGATAATGAACCTTTTTCTTCCCGTCATTAATGCCCTTCAATTCGTTCCAGAAAAGTGTGATCTTTACCATGTTCCGAGTACAGGTTATGCTTCTCTTGTTGGAATCAACGGAAAAGTGATGCACGATTCTCCTCTTTTAATAACAGAACACGGCATATATCACAAGGAAAGAGAAAGGGAAATCCTTCTTTCCTCATGGGTTCCTGACAGCTACAAACCAATGTGGGTACAATTCTTCAGGATTATAAGTATGATCGCTTATGAACTGTCAGATTTTCTGACAACACTTTCCAGAAAAAATCAGGCCTACCAGTTAAAACTTGGAGCAGATCCAGAAAAAATGATGGTAATACCGAATGCCATAGATGTTGACTCCTATTCATTCCCAAAAGAACCACACGAGGGTTTCATAGTTGGATTTGTTGGGCGCATCTCCAGAATTAAGGATCTGAAGACTGCGATCAGAGCTATCAGCCTGGCCAAAGAGATGATCGGTCCAAAAAAGAAACTGAAGTTTCTTGTCATAGGACCCGTGGATGAAGAAGATTACTTTGTAGAAATAAAAAGGCTGGTCAACGTTTTGTGGTTGGAAGACACCGTAGAGTTTCTGGGGCCGCAGAACGTGAAAGAGTACTATCCAAAAATGGATCTACTCCTTCTGAGCAGTGTATCAGAGGGGCAACCTCTTGTGATTCTCGAGGCTATGGCAGCTGGGCTTCCAATTGTTGCTACAGGCGTGGGATCATGCAGAGAAATGGTTTACGATAAAGATGGACAATGTGGTATCATCGTTCCACCGAAAGATCATTTTTCCATGGCAAAGGCCATAGTGAAGATTTGTGAGGATGATGATCTACGAAGGACATTCTCAAGGAACAGTCGTAGGGTAGTTCAAAAATACAGGCTCGATCGCATGATTGAGAGTTACAGAAAGATCTATCTTTCACTCATTGAGAAAAGAGTTCCTTCAATTTCTTGA